From one Humulus lupulus chromosome 8, drHumLupu1.1, whole genome shotgun sequence genomic stretch:
- the LOC133795559 gene encoding E3 ubiquitin-protein ligase SDIR1-like, which produces MDMDMDMEYCNDTADPAQSHQAQLLQPIKYIVFHIHFRRTIILPSQLVIATTSNSHVFPRGHYFTHHSIITKSMLIGMGMDLNLVPTFAARIATDALQRIIFSNSNSDFLTISLHITASTECTPIRQQQQEAMMVDRSFSEAMDTVRTVPATQDSIRALQEELNDVGLGGKTCSICLEKMSFGDRRVVKMPCSHAFHKDCIVRWLETSHLCPLCRYSMPTTSSSSR; this is translated from the coding sequence ATGGATATGGATATGGATATGGAGTACTGTAATGACACTGCCGACCCTGCTCAGAGTCACCAAGCTCAACTCCTTCAACCAATCAAATACATAGTCTTCCACATCCACTTTCGCCGCACAATAATTCTTCCTTCCCAGCTCGTCATCGCAACAACCAGCAACAGTCATGTGTTTCCCCGTGGCCACTACTTCACCCACCATTCGATCATCACCAAAAGCATGCTCATCGGAATGGGTATGGACTTAAACCTCGTCCCTACCTTTGCCGCGCGCATAGCAACTGACGCTTTGCAAAGAATTATCTTCTCCAACTCCAACTCCGACTTTCTCACTATATCTCTCCACATCACTGCCTCAACTGAGTGCACTCCTATTCGCCAACAGCAACAAGAAGCGATGATGGTTGATCGTAGCTTCAGCGAGGCAATGGACACCGTTCGGACTGTTCCGGCCACGCAAGACTCCATACGGGCGCTCCAGGAGGAGTTAAACGACGTCGGTTTGGGTGGCAAGACTTGCAGCATCTGTTTGGAGAAGATGTCGTTTGGTGATCGCAGAGTCGTAAAGATGCCGTGTTCTCATGCGTTTCACAAGGATTGTATTGTTCGGTGGCTGGAGACTAGTCACTTGTGCCCTTTGTGCCGCTACTCAATGCCCACTACTTCATCTTCGTCTCGATGA